One stretch of Brevibacillus laterosporus DNA includes these proteins:
- a CDS encoding amidophosphoribosyltransferase, producing MFDPIIWDKLNEECGVFGIYNHKEAAPLTYMGLHALQHRGQESAGICSSDGEKWYKHRGMGLVSEAFGKGELAKFQGHLAIGHTRYTTQGSSKIENAQPLFFNYAQGSMAVAHNGNLVNAGVIRKELEKKGSIFQTTSDTEVIAHLIARSSKKDLPSAVKEALQEIKGAYALLVMNEDQLIVALDPNGLRPLSLGTLGDAIVVASETCAFDIVGGSYWREIEPGELLVIDQHGIQSHRFAPKINRTLCTFEYIYFARPDSDIDGINVHMARKRLGIQLAYEAPAEGDVVIGVPDSSTSAAIGFAEATGIPYEIGFIKNRYVGRTFIQPSQELRERGVHMKLSVVRKVVEGKRVIMIDDSIVRGTTSSRIVQMLRDAGATEVHVRISSPPVKNPCFYGIDTSSFDELIASNKSVEEIRSYIGADSLIFMTPQGMIDAIGRIDSNNAPDRGHCLACFTGNYPTEVNFEEALPITKC from the coding sequence ATGTTTGATCCAATAATCTGGGATAAGCTAAATGAAGAGTGCGGTGTTTTTGGAATATACAATCACAAGGAGGCAGCCCCGCTTACATATATGGGGCTGCATGCTCTCCAGCACCGTGGCCAGGAAAGCGCTGGGATTTGTTCCTCTGATGGAGAAAAATGGTATAAGCATCGTGGGATGGGATTGGTAAGTGAAGCATTTGGCAAAGGAGAACTAGCTAAGTTTCAAGGGCATCTAGCCATTGGACACACACGTTATACTACACAAGGATCAAGTAAGATTGAGAATGCACAACCGCTGTTTTTTAATTATGCACAAGGTAGTATGGCAGTAGCTCACAATGGGAATCTAGTAAACGCAGGTGTTATCCGCAAAGAGCTGGAGAAAAAAGGCTCTATTTTTCAAACAACCAGCGATACAGAAGTGATTGCGCATCTTATTGCCCGTTCATCGAAAAAGGATTTACCTTCCGCTGTCAAGGAAGCCTTGCAAGAGATTAAAGGTGCATATGCCCTCTTGGTAATGAACGAGGACCAGTTAATCGTGGCACTTGATCCGAATGGATTACGACCACTATCGCTTGGCACATTGGGGGATGCAATCGTGGTTGCTTCAGAAACCTGTGCCTTTGATATCGTGGGAGGTTCTTACTGGCGTGAGATCGAACCAGGTGAGTTATTGGTTATTGATCAGCATGGTATCCAATCCCACCGATTTGCACCGAAAATAAATCGTACGCTTTGTACTTTTGAATATATTTACTTTGCTCGACCGGATAGCGACATTGATGGTATTAATGTACACATGGCTCGTAAACGACTAGGAATACAATTGGCTTATGAAGCGCCAGCAGAAGGCGATGTAGTAATTGGTGTGCCAGATTCAAGTACGTCAGCAGCGATTGGTTTTGCTGAAGCGACAGGTATTCCATATGAGATTGGTTTTATTAAAAACCGATATGTTGGTCGCACCTTCATTCAGCCTTCTCAAGAATTGCGCGAGCGCGGAGTACACATGAAACTGTCGGTAGTTCGCAAAGTTGTAGAAGGTAAGCGTGTGATCATGATTGATGATTCAATCGTGCGAGGAACGACTAGTAGCCGCATTGTACAAATGCTACGAGATGCGGGAGCTACTGAAGTACATGTTCGAATCAGTTCTCCACCAGTGAAAAATCCGTGTTTTTATGGAATCGATACATCATCTTTTGATGAATTAATCGCTTCTAATAAATCGGTTGAAGAGATTCGTAGCTACATTGGTGCTGATTCTCTTATCTTCATGACACCACAAGGCATGATTGATGCAATTGGGCGTATAGACAGTAATAACGCACCAGATCGAGGGCACTGTCTGGCTTGCTTTACAGGGAATTACCCGACAGAGGTTAACTTTGAAGAAGCCTTACCAATCACGAAATGCTAG
- the purQ gene encoding phosphoribosylformylglycinamidine synthase subunit PurQ → MRVAVIVFPGSNADVDMYNAVEDCMQVPVDYVWHSETDLSAYDVILLPGGFSYGDYLRCGAVARFSPVMEQVVKAAQEGKLIMGVCNGFQILLETGLLPGAMLRNTSLTYRCKLSTLRVENNQTPFTNAFAKGERIEIPIAHGEGNYFCEEKTLRNMQQNGQIVFRYDGENPNGSLDDIAGITNERGNVLGMMPHPERAVHSWMTSADGRTMFTSILTAWREKNGVTTYA, encoded by the coding sequence ATGAGAGTAGCTGTTATCGTATTTCCCGGTTCCAATGCAGATGTGGATATGTATAACGCCGTAGAAGATTGCATGCAGGTGCCTGTTGATTACGTGTGGCACTCAGAAACAGATTTGTCAGCTTACGACGTAATTCTTTTACCAGGAGGATTCTCCTACGGGGATTACTTGCGCTGTGGTGCAGTAGCTCGTTTCTCCCCGGTTATGGAGCAAGTGGTCAAAGCGGCACAGGAAGGTAAATTAATTATGGGGGTATGCAACGGTTTTCAAATCCTGCTAGAAACAGGATTGTTACCGGGAGCTATGTTGCGTAATACGTCACTTACTTATCGCTGTAAATTGTCCACATTACGTGTGGAAAATAATCAGACTCCTTTTACAAACGCGTTTGCCAAAGGGGAACGAATTGAAATCCCGATTGCTCACGGAGAGGGTAACTATTTCTGTGAGGAGAAAACGTTACGAAACATGCAACAGAACGGACAGATTGTATTTCGCTACGATGGAGAGAATCCAAACGGCTCCTTGGATGATATTGCAGGGATTACGAATGAACGCGGAAATGTACTTGGCATGATGCCACATCCAGAACGTGCCGTGCATAGCTGGATGACATCAGCCGACGGTCGTACCATGTTTACCTCAATTCTGACTGCCTGGAGGGAAAAAAACGGTGTCACAACTTACGCATAA
- the purL gene encoding phosphoribosylformylglycinamidine synthase subunit PurL, whose amino-acid sequence MSQLTHNEPSATRIAEERLYRELGLTDGEYQSVVRLLERQPNWTEIGLYSVMWSEHCSYKNSKPVLRRFPTKGPRVLQGPGEGAGIVDIGDNQAVVFKIESHNHPSAIEPYQGAATGVGGIIRDVFSMGARPVALLNSLRFGELKTPRVTYLFKNVVAGIAGYGNCIGIPTVGGEISFDPTYEGNPLVNAMCVGLIDHDKIQKGVAKGIGNPVIYVGASTGRDGIHGATFASEELSEESEKKRPAVQVGDPFMEKLLLEACLELIETGAVTGIQDMGAAGLTSSSAEMASKAGNGIEMNLDLVPQREKGMSAYEMMLSESQERMLVVVEKGRESEVQAIFEKWGLYSAEIGRVTDDGMLRLLHHGELVANVPVDSLAEDAPVYHKPSKVPAYYEQNANVDSTDLDIPADLNQTLVELLSQPTIANKAWVYEQYDHIVRASTAVTPGSDAAVVMIRGTRKALAMSTDCNGRYVYLDPEVGGAIAVAESARNVVCSGAEPLAITDCLNFGNPEKPEVFWQFEKAVDGMSAACNALSTPVIGGNVSLYNERSGEAIYPTPVVGMVGLITDVDHITTQDFKQEGDIILLIGETCAEVGGSEYQKLLTGTISGRPPQINLEKEASVQKVVLSAIRAGYVQSAHDLAEGGLAVAIAESCFGKAIGATIELSDDLRADLALFSESQSRILVSTTQDHVNQIKRLAEEQGVACQVLGTTGLDQLVITHQGKEIVNAPLTRLKSAWKDAIPCLIQ is encoded by the coding sequence GTGTCACAACTTACGCATAACGAACCATCAGCTACCCGTATTGCAGAAGAGCGTCTATACCGTGAACTAGGTTTAACCGATGGAGAATATCAAAGCGTCGTCCGCTTGCTAGAGAGACAGCCGAACTGGACAGAGATTGGTCTGTATAGCGTAATGTGGTCTGAGCATTGTTCTTATAAAAATTCCAAACCGGTGCTTCGCCGTTTTCCGACCAAAGGCCCACGTGTATTGCAGGGACCAGGTGAAGGTGCGGGTATTGTTGATATCGGTGATAATCAAGCCGTTGTTTTTAAAATCGAGAGTCATAATCATCCATCAGCTATTGAGCCTTATCAAGGGGCAGCAACGGGTGTAGGTGGTATTATTCGAGACGTATTCTCGATGGGAGCTCGTCCGGTAGCGTTGTTGAACTCCTTACGTTTCGGGGAATTAAAAACACCTCGGGTTACTTATTTGTTTAAAAATGTTGTGGCTGGAATCGCAGGTTACGGAAACTGTATTGGAATTCCTACTGTAGGGGGCGAGATCAGTTTTGATCCGACCTATGAAGGTAATCCACTTGTAAATGCCATGTGTGTGGGATTGATTGATCATGACAAGATTCAAAAAGGTGTAGCTAAAGGAATTGGTAACCCTGTCATTTATGTGGGAGCGAGCACTGGTCGAGATGGCATTCATGGAGCTACATTTGCATCGGAAGAGCTGAGTGAAGAGTCAGAGAAAAAACGTCCTGCCGTGCAAGTTGGCGATCCTTTTATGGAAAAATTGTTATTAGAAGCATGCTTAGAGTTAATTGAGACAGGTGCGGTAACAGGCATTCAAGATATGGGAGCAGCGGGACTTACCTCATCGAGCGCAGAAATGGCTTCCAAAGCGGGTAACGGGATTGAAATGAATTTAGATTTAGTACCTCAACGTGAAAAAGGCATGAGTGCTTATGAAATGATGCTGTCTGAATCACAAGAGCGCATGTTGGTAGTAGTAGAAAAAGGCAGAGAATCAGAAGTTCAGGCCATTTTTGAAAAATGGGGTCTCTATTCCGCAGAAATTGGGCGTGTAACTGATGATGGCATGTTGCGCTTGCTGCATCATGGGGAATTAGTTGCAAATGTTCCAGTAGATAGCTTGGCAGAAGATGCACCTGTATATCATAAGCCATCAAAGGTACCTGCTTATTATGAACAGAATGCAAATGTAGATTCTACAGACTTGGATATTCCTGCTGATCTAAATCAGACACTTGTTGAATTGCTGTCACAGCCGACGATTGCCAACAAAGCGTGGGTATATGAACAATATGATCACATTGTTCGTGCTTCAACTGCTGTAACACCAGGTTCTGACGCGGCGGTCGTGATGATTCGCGGAACTCGTAAGGCTTTGGCTATGAGTACGGATTGCAATGGCCGGTATGTTTACCTTGACCCAGAAGTTGGTGGAGCAATAGCGGTTGCCGAGTCTGCACGTAATGTGGTTTGTTCGGGAGCTGAGCCATTAGCTATCACTGATTGTTTGAACTTTGGGAATCCAGAAAAACCAGAGGTCTTCTGGCAATTTGAAAAAGCGGTAGACGGTATGAGTGCTGCCTGTAACGCACTGTCTACACCTGTTATTGGGGGAAATGTTTCGCTCTATAACGAACGTAGTGGTGAGGCAATTTATCCAACACCGGTAGTAGGAATGGTTGGTCTCATTACGGATGTGGACCATATTACGACACAAGATTTTAAACAAGAGGGAGACATCATTCTGTTGATAGGAGAAACTTGTGCAGAAGTAGGTGGATCTGAGTATCAAAAGCTACTGACAGGTACAATCTCTGGTCGTCCTCCACAAATTAATTTGGAAAAAGAAGCAAGTGTTCAAAAAGTAGTTCTGTCTGCGATTCGCGCAGGATATGTACAATCGGCTCATGACTTGGCAGAGGGTGGATTGGCTGTAGCTATTGCTGAGAGTTGTTTTGGGAAAGCGATTGGCGCAACGATTGAACTATCTGATGACTTACGTGCTGATCTAGCACTATTTAGTGAGTCACAATCACGTATTCTAGTAAGTACAACTCAAGACCATGTTAACCAGATTAAACGGTTAGCAGAAGAACAGGGAGTAGCCTGCCAAGTACTTGGTACAACAGGATTGGATCAATTGGTTATCACACATCAAGGCAAAGAAATCGTGAACGCACCACTTACTCGCCTAAAATCAGCATGGAAGGATGCGATACCATGTTTGATCCAATAA
- a CDS encoding aminopeptidase — translation MDSRINELASRLIHYSLNLQKGEKVLIENIGLQPALVKALVREAFAVGALPVVTVKDQEIMRSMIMGSSEEHMALFAKHELARMEDMDAYIGVRAYENVNEYSDIPEEKMGLYSRVYYSTVHLKERVPNKRWVVLRYPNKAMAQAANMSLEGFEDFYFSVCNLDYAKMSKAMDPLVELMNKTDRVRIVGPQTDLRFSIKGIPTIKCDGKANIPDGECYTSPVRDSVEGTVYYNAKTNYHSTTFTDVKLTFKEGKIVEATSSNTALLNTILDTDEGARYIGEFAIGFNPHILQPMGDILFDEKIAGSFHFTPGNAYDIADNGNRSSIHWDLVQIQRPEYGGGEIWFDDVLIRKDGIFVLPELKGLNPENLV, via the coding sequence ATGGATTCACGCATTAATGAACTTGCAAGCCGATTAATACACTACTCTCTGAATTTACAAAAAGGGGAAAAAGTCTTAATCGAAAATATCGGGTTACAACCCGCTTTGGTAAAAGCACTGGTTCGTGAAGCTTTTGCAGTAGGGGCTCTTCCTGTTGTCACTGTAAAAGATCAGGAAATCATGCGCTCCATGATTATGGGCTCTAGCGAAGAACACATGGCGCTCTTTGCTAAACATGAACTAGCTCGCATGGAAGATATGGACGCGTACATTGGAGTGCGCGCCTATGAAAATGTAAACGAGTACTCTGATATTCCAGAAGAAAAAATGGGGCTTTATTCTCGTGTATATTACAGTACCGTTCATCTCAAAGAGCGTGTTCCTAACAAACGTTGGGTCGTGCTTCGTTATCCAAACAAAGCAATGGCACAAGCTGCTAATATGAGCTTAGAAGGTTTTGAAGACTTCTACTTCTCAGTCTGCAACCTGGACTATGCCAAAATGTCTAAAGCAATGGACCCGCTAGTTGAATTGATGAACAAAACAGATCGTGTACGCATTGTAGGTCCACAAACTGATCTACGATTCTCTATTAAAGGAATACCAACTATCAAATGCGATGGTAAAGCAAATATTCCTGATGGCGAGTGCTACACTTCTCCTGTGCGTGATTCCGTAGAAGGTACTGTCTATTACAATGCAAAAACCAACTACCATAGTACAACCTTTACAGACGTGAAGCTTACGTTTAAAGAAGGTAAAATTGTTGAAGCTACAAGTAGTAATACAGCATTGCTAAATACGATTTTAGATACAGATGAAGGTGCCCGTTATATCGGTGAATTTGCAATTGGATTTAACCCGCATATCTTACAGCCAATGGGCGACATCTTATTCGATGAAAAAATCGCAGGAAGCTTCCACTTTACACCTGGTAATGCCTACGATATCGCTGACAATGGTAACCGCTCTTCTATCCACTGGGATTTGGTGCAAATCCAACGTCCTGAATATGGTGGCGGCGAAATCTGGTTCGATGATGTATTGATCCGTAAAGATGGTATATTCGTCTTGCCAGAACTAAAAGGATTGAATCCTGAGAATTTGGTGTAA
- the purN gene encoding phosphoribosylglycinamide formyltransferase translates to MRIAVFASGSGSNFETIVQATRDGRLPSLEVALLVCDQAKAYAIERAERLGIPVFLFSAKEYSSKDAFEQEILAQLKHLKIDFIVLAGYMRLIGNVLLTGYQGRMINLHPSLLPAFPGKNAIRQAWEYGVKVMGVTVHYVDEGMDTGPIIDQEVVFVHEKDTKESLEQKIHAVEHQLLIRVLQHISKTAQIDVEGNGHLI, encoded by the coding sequence ATGAGGATAGCGGTGTTTGCTTCGGGGAGTGGTTCTAATTTTGAAACAATCGTGCAAGCAACTCGAGATGGACGTCTTCCTTCATTAGAGGTAGCCTTGCTAGTGTGCGATCAGGCTAAAGCATATGCGATTGAGCGAGCAGAGCGTTTAGGAATCCCTGTTTTCTTGTTTTCAGCCAAAGAGTATTCGTCTAAGGATGCATTTGAACAAGAGATTCTAGCTCAATTGAAGCACCTAAAAATTGATTTTATTGTACTAGCTGGTTACATGCGCTTGATAGGGAACGTGTTGCTTACAGGTTATCAGGGTCGCATGATTAACCTGCATCCATCTCTATTACCAGCATTCCCAGGTAAAAACGCTATTAGGCAAGCTTGGGAGTATGGGGTAAAAGTGATGGGCGTTACTGTTCATTATGTGGATGAAGGGATGGACACAGGTCCCATCATTGACCAGGAAGTCGTCTTTGTTCATGAGAAAGATACGAAAGAGAGCTTGGAACAAAAGATACACGCAGTAGAGCACCAGCTGTTAATTCGTGTACTACAACATATTAGCAAAACAGCACAGATAGATGTGGAAGGCAACGGACATCTAATCTAG
- a CDS encoding globin-coupled sensor protein has product MCAKPFSAFFGSSHNKKAFSLDERAQAEHVSLTVSKHSDVMKQLEMIQLSETDLRIARCLQPLIEQHIDEMVNQFYKNLNHEPSLIVIIERHSSIDRLKSTLRTHILQLFNGIIDENFIQQRKRIALAHVKIGLLPKWYLCAFQDLSISLFNILDTHLESKSDYHQSVIAITKLLNIEQQIVLEAYQDEINRLRGLEEDKKVIVREKVNQSAQELAAISEETSAAIQELSAQAGEFVVHAKKGTASSNEAQNLSVEGTDKLDEQVHQFDQLQSSMQEISVEMKSLEDTSNQIRGIVSVVTGIAEQTNLLALNAAIEAARAGEQGRGFAVVADEVRKLAEQTKKSVSGVTQLIEKTNNQTSRVSSLLDRVEELITSSTSSMSEITCFFANIQKAVSISKERSNLIEQELVTFSRVIEEMNQAVSHVAHSAENLSEVMDTL; this is encoded by the coding sequence ATGTGTGCAAAGCCTTTTTCCGCATTTTTTGGTTCTAGCCATAATAAGAAAGCGTTCTCACTAGATGAGCGCGCGCAAGCTGAACATGTATCTCTAACCGTGTCAAAACATTCCGATGTCATGAAACAATTGGAAATGATTCAACTTTCCGAAACTGATCTTCGCATTGCCCGATGTCTCCAGCCACTTATCGAACAGCACATTGATGAAATGGTTAATCAATTTTATAAAAATCTGAATCACGAACCTTCCTTGATAGTCATCATCGAACGCCACAGTTCCATTGACCGCTTAAAATCAACACTGCGTACTCATATTTTACAATTGTTTAACGGTATCATTGATGAAAATTTCATACAACAACGTAAGAGAATTGCCTTAGCTCACGTAAAAATCGGTCTTTTACCGAAATGGTATCTATGCGCTTTTCAAGATTTATCAATCTCGTTGTTCAATATATTAGACACTCATTTGGAAAGTAAATCTGATTATCATCAATCCGTAATAGCGATTACTAAATTGTTAAATATTGAGCAACAAATTGTATTGGAAGCTTACCAAGATGAAATAAACCGTCTACGTGGTTTAGAAGAGGACAAAAAAGTAATTGTTCGTGAAAAAGTCAACCAATCTGCTCAGGAGCTAGCTGCTATCTCTGAAGAAACCAGTGCTGCTATCCAAGAGCTAAGTGCTCAAGCTGGTGAATTCGTAGTTCACGCCAAAAAAGGGACAGCTTCCTCCAACGAGGCACAAAACTTGTCTGTAGAGGGTACTGACAAGCTTGACGAGCAAGTTCATCAATTTGACCAGCTTCAGTCTAGTATGCAAGAAATCTCAGTTGAAATGAAATCGCTAGAAGATACCTCAAATCAGATTCGTGGAATCGTCAGTGTAGTAACTGGTATTGCTGAACAAACCAACCTCCTTGCTTTAAACGCAGCCATCGAGGCAGCTCGTGCTGGTGAACAAGGGAGAGGCTTCGCCGTAGTTGCAGATGAAGTGCGTAAACTTGCTGAGCAAACAAAAAAGTCCGTCTCTGGTGTGACTCAATTAATTGAAAAAACAAATAATCAAACATCCAGAGTTTCTTCGCTACTCGACCGTGTAGAAGAATTGATTACTTCCTCTACGTCTTCGATGAGCGAAATTACCTGCTTTTTTGCTAACATCCAAAAAGCTGTTAGTATCAGCAAGGAACGTAGTAATCTCATTGAACAAGAGCTTGTCACTTTTTCACGCGTAATTGAAGAAATGAATCAGGCTGTTTCTCATGTAGCACATTCAGCAGAGAACCTATCTGAGGTAATGGATACGTTATAG
- a CDS encoding iron-containing alcohol dehydrogenase, which translates to MYPFQVQFPTHIYFGVGELARVGTEARALGTKALLVTGGQSAKTTGLLTKVEKLLQDAKLPYQLFDQVEPNPRTCTVDRGGQLARETKCDFVIALGGGSVMDAAKAIATVALSGRSSYEYLRGNPQNTAKELVPVIEALPLMTIPTVAATGSEANNITVLTHWETHEKSSFSGPALFPKVAILDPSLTYTVPARVTAESSADIFSHLFEEYLVGPNNAHVQDGVTEALIRLVVQYSTVAIDEPHNEEARSTLLWASTLGISPFARAGRNAGYPLHKIEHSLSGHFDISHGRGLAILSLPYFEQFVAIDRPERLARLGRQCFQVTAESDHEAAQATIQSVANWYQQMGITQRLSDFGISREDLPRLAHEAIRTGGGVDHIPSTRALSVDDVLHIYEACF; encoded by the coding sequence ATGTACCCTTTCCAGGTTCAATTTCCTACTCACATCTACTTCGGAGTTGGTGAGCTTGCGCGTGTTGGTACAGAGGCACGAGCATTGGGAACAAAAGCTTTGTTGGTAACAGGCGGACAATCAGCCAAAACAACAGGACTATTAACAAAGGTAGAAAAGTTACTACAAGATGCAAAGCTACCTTACCAATTATTTGATCAGGTGGAACCAAATCCACGCACTTGCACGGTAGACCGCGGTGGACAGCTTGCCCGCGAAACGAAATGTGATTTTGTCATTGCGCTTGGTGGAGGTTCTGTCATGGATGCAGCTAAAGCAATCGCTACCGTAGCTCTGTCGGGTCGATCTAGTTATGAATATTTGCGTGGTAATCCTCAGAACACAGCAAAAGAACTGGTCCCTGTAATTGAAGCTTTGCCATTAATGACGATTCCCACAGTAGCTGCTACAGGTTCTGAAGCTAACAATATCACCGTGCTAACTCATTGGGAGACCCATGAAAAAAGCTCCTTCTCAGGCCCAGCCCTATTTCCTAAAGTAGCTATCCTTGATCCATCTCTAACCTACACGGTGCCGGCGCGGGTTACAGCTGAGTCTTCCGCAGATATCTTTTCGCATTTATTTGAAGAGTATTTGGTCGGTCCTAATAACGCTCATGTACAAGATGGTGTCACAGAAGCATTAATTCGTTTAGTCGTTCAGTATTCAACTGTTGCTATAGATGAACCCCATAACGAAGAAGCGCGCTCCACGTTATTGTGGGCAAGCACGCTTGGTATTTCCCCGTTTGCACGTGCGGGCAGAAATGCAGGGTATCCACTACACAAGATCGAACATTCTTTAAGCGGACATTTCGATATCTCCCATGGTCGTGGACTTGCTATCCTCTCCTTGCCATATTTCGAACAGTTTGTAGCGATAGATCGCCCTGAGAGACTGGCACGCTTAGGACGTCAGTGTTTCCAAGTGACAGCCGAATCTGATCACGAGGCCGCACAAGCTACCATTCAATCCGTTGCTAATTGGTATCAACAGATGGGAATTACTCAGCGCCTGTCCGACTTTGGTATTTCTCGTGAGGATCTGCCACGTCTGGCTCACGAAGCGATTCGTACCGGTGGGGGCGTAGACCACATTCCAAGTACAAGAGCGTTATCAGTTGATGACGTCCTTCACATCTATGAGGCTTGCTTCTAG
- a CDS encoding phosphoribosylaminoimidazolesuccinocarboxamide synthase yields MEKREQLYEGKAKQVYLTSEPDVYWVAYKDDATAFNGEKKGTIFNKGRWNNQISAILFKALTEKGIANHFIRLLSETEQLVKKVDIIPLEVVVRNIAAGSLAKRLGWAEGVELDEPIIEFYYKSDELGDPLINNDHIAILKIATEQEVAVIRDTALQVNDFLQAYMRARDVLVVDFKLEFGRTSDGEVLLADEISPDTCRFWDAETMEKLDKDRFRRNLGNVEEAYQEMLKRLGGEVHV; encoded by the coding sequence TTGGAAAAGCGCGAGCAGCTATATGAAGGAAAAGCAAAGCAGGTTTATCTTACTTCAGAACCAGATGTGTATTGGGTGGCTTACAAGGATGACGCCACTGCCTTTAATGGCGAGAAGAAGGGGACAATTTTTAATAAGGGTAGATGGAATAATCAGATTAGCGCGATTTTGTTTAAGGCGTTAACTGAAAAAGGCATTGCCAATCATTTTATCCGCCTGTTATCTGAAACGGAGCAATTGGTTAAAAAGGTCGACATTATCCCGTTAGAAGTGGTTGTGCGTAACATTGCTGCCGGGTCCTTAGCCAAGCGTTTGGGTTGGGCTGAGGGCGTAGAATTAGATGAACCCATCATAGAATTTTATTACAAAAGTGATGAACTGGGAGATCCGCTCATTAACAACGATCACATTGCCATTTTAAAAATTGCCACAGAACAAGAAGTAGCGGTAATTCGAGATACGGCTTTGCAAGTGAATGATTTTTTACAAGCATATATGCGTGCAAGAGATGTGCTTGTCGTTGATTTTAAATTAGAATTCGGTCGTACATCGGATGGAGAGGTACTGTTAGCAGACGAGATATCGCCGGATACCTGCCGTTTCTGGGATGCAGAGACGATGGAAAAGCTGGACAAGGATCGTTTTCGCCGTAACTTAGGAAACGTAGAAGAGGCCTATCAAGAAATGCTGAAACGATTGGGAGGAGAAGTTCATGTGTAA
- a CDS encoding phosphoribosylformylglycinamidine cyclo-ligase codes for MSQAYKEAGVDIAAGNEAVERMKKHVTRTLRPEVMSGLGGFGALFRLNVAEYKQPVLVSGTDGVGTKLKLAFHMDQHDTIGVDAVAMCVNDVVVQGAEPLFFLDYVACDKVIPTKMESIIKGIADGCEQAGCALIGGETAEMPGMYADGEYDIAGFTVGVVEESKMIDGSKIQAGDVLIGISSSGVHSNGFSLVRKVLLQDAGFSLHEHVEGLEKKLGEELLTPTKIYVKPIISLLKQIEVKGMAHITGGGFTENIPRMLPEGMQASITLGSWPVLPIFELIEKTGNISQQDMFLTFNMGIGMVLAVAKKDARNVLEMLQVAGEKAYPIGVVQQGDRGVVYVEEAHR; via the coding sequence ATGAGTCAAGCATATAAAGAAGCTGGTGTCGACATCGCTGCCGGTAATGAAGCGGTTGAGCGAATGAAAAAGCATGTTACACGTACGCTTCGACCTGAAGTGATGAGTGGACTAGGTGGATTTGGTGCCTTGTTTCGCTTAAATGTAGCAGAGTACAAACAGCCCGTGCTCGTATCTGGAACTGATGGAGTTGGGACTAAGTTAAAGCTCGCTTTTCATATGGATCAACATGATACAATCGGTGTTGATGCAGTAGCAATGTGTGTCAATGATGTTGTGGTGCAGGGTGCAGAGCCTTTATTTTTCCTGGATTATGTTGCGTGTGACAAGGTAATCCCTACTAAGATGGAATCCATTATTAAGGGGATTGCGGACGGCTGTGAGCAAGCAGGCTGTGCCCTTATTGGTGGCGAAACGGCAGAAATGCCTGGTATGTATGCAGATGGCGAGTATGATATCGCGGGCTTTACGGTAGGTGTTGTTGAGGAATCGAAAATGATTGACGGCAGTAAGATCCAAGCGGGAGACGTTCTGATCGGTATTTCTTCTAGTGGTGTTCACAGCAATGGATTTTCTTTGGTACGAAAAGTATTGTTGCAAGATGCTGGCTTCTCTTTGCATGAACATGTAGAAGGCCTTGAAAAAAAGCTGGGTGAAGAATTACTCACTCCCACAAAGATTTATGTCAAACCGATTATATCCTTGTTAAAACAGATAGAAGTAAAAGGAATGGCACATATTACAGGGGGTGGATTCACGGAGAACATTCCGCGGATGCTTCCTGAGGGGATGCAAGCTTCTATTACGTTAGGCAGTTGGCCTGTATTACCGATTTTCGAATTGATTGAAAAGACAGGAAATATCAGTCAGCAGGATATGTTCCTTACCTTTAACATGGGGATTGGAATGGTGCTTGCAGTGGCTAAGAAAGATGCTAGGAACGTATTAGAAATGCTCCAGGTGGCAGGAGAAAAAGCCTACCCGATTGGTGTTGTGCAACAAGGAGATCGAGGGGTTGTGTATGTGGAGGAGGCGCACCGATGA
- the purS gene encoding phosphoribosylformylglycinamidine synthase subunit PurS, which yields MCKAVIYVTLRESVLDPQGHAVQGALHTLGFQQVKDARIGKYIELTLDTKDRQVAEEQVKEMCEKLLANTVIEEYRYELVELVEG from the coding sequence ATGTGTAAAGCTGTTATCTATGTCACCTTGCGTGAGAGCGTACTGGACCCTCAAGGTCATGCGGTACAGGGAGCTCTTCACACATTAGGCTTTCAACAAGTAAAAGATGCTCGCATCGGAAAATATATCGAATTAACGCTAGATACAAAAGATCGACAAGTAGCTGAAGAGCAAGTGAAAGAAATGTGCGAAAAGCTGTTGGCTAATACCGTCATTGAAGAATACCGCTACGAGCTAGTAGAACTGGTGGAGGGATAA